A single region of the Lysinibacillus sp. B2A1 genome encodes:
- a CDS encoding single-stranded DNA-binding protein codes for MNQVGLVGRLTKDPVLRHLSENRVQTHFSLAINRNYKNNRGEVDADFILCTVWGRLAEHIVKYCGKGSLIGANGRIQSRSFVNEQSTKIFITEVVVEDVRFYQLKPRDSDEAIVPTKLSEEQEGLKDFVLPEAEVVLPVV; via the coding sequence ATGAATCAAGTCGGACTGGTTGGAAGATTAACAAAAGATCCTGTGTTACGACACCTATCTGAGAATCGCGTGCAAACACATTTTTCTTTAGCCATTAATCGCAATTACAAAAATAATCGTGGGGAAGTAGATGCTGACTTTATTCTTTGTACAGTATGGGGAAGACTTGCAGAGCATATTGTCAAATATTGCGGGAAAGGCTCATTAATCGGGGCAAATGGCCGTATCCAATCAAGGTCATTTGTAAATGAACAAAGTACGAAGATTTTTATTACAGAGGTAGTCGTTGAAGATGTCCGATTTTATCAGCTTAAGCCAAGAGATAGTGACGAAGCTATTGTGCCTACAAAGCTGTCTGAAGAGCAAGAAGGCTTGAAGGATTTTGTGTTACCAGAGGCAGAGGTAGTTTTACCAGTAGTATAG
- a CDS encoding ATP-dependent helicase has product MMTINAPSPFSKKLLLQIEAAQERYFTLQGFTADGAPLEADALISSVFFNYEENIYGLLSNRTDFTVEVSTSELLDLVSPRYQHPFIEWRGKNTESKIWLEKISTLQAYWQEPKLWTYADIADDFSSLTFPIDGIDTALLEIAVQQKLLQAGLVLADLPKLIPFFLRGGWPLEQNRQAGAVTVSLRLSEPQEDSDVWLLETVLSTATTKNYWTPAIRKQTQPIVEALPVKWQMFADDIEQQQAQIADLLSLEELRSDIFIRVMLEDLQVRTFLREDLARLQALGFEVVLPAWLKDLKQSKIRVRVSTGNAAAKKVAGLDDILTFKWQFSMNGQSISPEQFKKLVDEKREFIRIGTEWFRVDANWMQEMRALMQQAEDESWTVRELLFRELPENFSSSLEEEEAEDEMRDDPIFAFELQQSLKSYMEQLQEKKGLPTVPVPLTLQAELRPYQQEGFEWLAFMREQGFGACLADDMGLGKTVQLISYLLHLYETAEFTKPSIIICPTSVLGNWQKEIARFAPSLIVHTHYQANRAKEDVFKQLVERDKPHVILSTYGTVSQDADFLQEMDWTTVVLDEAQNIKNMQTLQSKSIRKLHGAHHIALTGTPVENRLSELWAIFDFIHKGYLGSFGRFNEEFILPIERDESESHKQKLRAKIQPFLLRRTKRDPNLQLNLPDKQESHAYCPLTTEQASLYEGYILETLDQLEQLTGFQKKGRVLKMLSKLKQLCNHPALYLKETFEDAETMLTRSTKLERIVQMAAEIVDNGEQCLIFTQYIGMGQLLQHCFSELYNVDAPFLTGAMPKQQRDRLVEAFQAGDFPIFILSLKAGGTGLNLTAANHVLHADRWWNPAVENQATDRAYRIGQTQFVQVHKFVTIGTIEEKIDKMLAQKSALSEELIQSSQWLTELEDDELRALMTLDF; this is encoded by the coding sequence ATGATGACTATCAATGCTCCTTCCCCATTTTCAAAAAAACTGCTACTCCAGATTGAAGCCGCTCAGGAAAGATATTTTACATTACAAGGCTTCACAGCTGATGGCGCACCGTTGGAAGCAGATGCACTTATTTCTTCAGTATTCTTTAACTATGAAGAAAATATCTATGGGCTGTTAAGTAATAGAACAGATTTTACCGTTGAAGTTTCCACATCAGAGCTTCTTGATCTTGTTTCACCACGTTATCAGCATCCATTTATAGAGTGGCGTGGAAAAAATACTGAAAGTAAAATTTGGCTAGAAAAAATATCTACTTTACAAGCATATTGGCAAGAACCAAAACTTTGGACATACGCCGATATAGCAGATGACTTTTCCTCACTGACATTCCCTATTGATGGAATAGATACAGCATTATTAGAAATAGCTGTTCAGCAAAAGCTGTTACAAGCTGGTCTTGTATTAGCTGATTTGCCAAAGCTGATACCCTTTTTCCTACGTGGTGGCTGGCCATTAGAACAGAATCGTCAGGCTGGTGCGGTTACGGTCTCCTTACGCTTAAGTGAACCTCAGGAGGATTCAGATGTTTGGCTTCTAGAAACAGTCCTTAGTACGGCTACAACTAAAAACTATTGGACACCTGCCATTCGTAAGCAGACGCAGCCAATAGTTGAAGCCCTACCTGTAAAATGGCAGATGTTCGCGGATGACATTGAACAACAGCAAGCTCAAATTGCTGATCTTCTTTCATTGGAAGAATTACGTAGTGATATTTTTATCCGTGTGATGTTAGAAGATTTACAGGTACGAACTTTTTTACGTGAGGATCTAGCTAGGTTGCAGGCTTTGGGCTTTGAGGTTGTACTACCAGCTTGGCTTAAGGATTTAAAGCAGTCCAAAATCCGTGTTCGTGTGAGCACTGGTAATGCAGCAGCAAAAAAGGTAGCTGGACTGGATGATATATTAACATTTAAATGGCAATTTTCTATGAACGGACAGTCCATTTCACCAGAACAGTTTAAAAAGCTTGTAGATGAAAAACGTGAATTCATCCGCATTGGTACCGAATGGTTTCGAGTGGATGCAAACTGGATGCAAGAAATGAGGGCTTTAATGCAGCAAGCTGAGGATGAGAGCTGGACAGTTCGTGAGTTGCTATTCCGTGAGCTACCAGAAAACTTTTCTTCCTCCCTTGAAGAAGAGGAAGCTGAGGATGAAATGCGAGATGATCCAATTTTTGCATTCGAATTACAGCAATCCCTTAAGTCCTATATGGAGCAGCTTCAAGAGAAAAAAGGTCTTCCAACAGTACCAGTTCCTTTAACATTACAGGCTGAATTACGTCCCTATCAACAAGAGGGATTTGAATGGCTTGCCTTTATGCGTGAGCAGGGTTTTGGTGCATGCTTAGCTGATGATATGGGTCTTGGTAAAACGGTTCAGCTTATTTCCTATTTGCTTCATCTCTATGAAACAGCAGAGTTTACAAAGCCCTCCATTATCATTTGCCCTACGTCAGTACTTGGCAACTGGCAAAAGGAGATTGCCCGCTTCGCACCTTCGTTAATTGTGCATACACATTATCAGGCCAATCGAGCAAAGGAGGATGTATTCAAACAGCTAGTGGAAAGAGATAAACCACATGTGATTTTATCAACGTATGGCACAGTTTCCCAGGATGCCGATTTTTTACAAGAGATGGATTGGACAACTGTTGTACTTGATGAGGCGCAAAATATTAAAAATATGCAGACATTACAGTCAAAATCAATCCGTAAATTACATGGTGCTCATCATATTGCACTAACAGGAACGCCAGTTGAAAACCGTTTATCTGAGCTTTGGGCAATATTTGACTTTATTCATAAGGGATATCTAGGTAGCTTTGGTCGATTTAATGAAGAATTTATACTACCTATAGAAAGAGATGAATCAGAGTCTCATAAACAAAAGCTACGTGCAAAAATACAGCCTTTCTTATTGCGTCGAACAAAACGAGATCCGAATTTACAGCTTAACTTACCAGATAAACAAGAATCCCATGCTTATTGCCCATTAACAACTGAGCAAGCATCTCTATATGAAGGTTATATTTTAGAGACGCTCGATCAGCTTGAGCAATTAACTGGCTTTCAGAAAAAAGGGCGCGTTTTAAAAATGCTCAGTAAATTAAAGCAATTATGTAATCATCCTGCCTTGTATTTAAAAGAGACTTTCGAGGATGCCGAAACAATGCTAACACGCTCGACGAAATTAGAACGTATTGTGCAAATGGCAGCAGAAATCGTGGACAATGGGGAGCAGTGCCTCATTTTCACACAATATATTGGAATGGGTCAACTACTTCAGCATTGCTTTAGCGAGCTTTATAACGTTGATGCACCTTTTTTAACTGGTGCAATGCCTAAGCAACAAAGAGATCGCTTAGTTGAGGCTTTTCAGGCAGGAGATTTCCCTATATTTATCCTCTCCTTAAAAGCAGGTGGAACAGGGCTGAATTTAACTGCTGCAAATCATGTTTTACATGCAGATCGCTGGTGGAACCCAGCTGTGGAAAATCAAGCAACGGATCGTGCATATCGAATTGGACAAACGCAATTTGTGCAGGTGCATAAGTTTGTGACAATCGGAACAATTGAAGAAAAAATTGATAAAATGCTGGCGCAGAAATCTGCATTATCAGAAGAATTAATTCAATCAAGTCAGTGGTTAACTGAGCTTGAAGATGATGAGCTTCGAGCATTAATGACACTTGATTTTTAA
- a CDS encoding transcriptional regulator codes for MMQVQYMKPFYTKITGDKLRLVFAYQYFSILKENEIFHFIPIEGKEMIINLNTQQIENLSEVFVFQKGNRFIRLPLYQLLLITNVHEHLAPILESATPKPQLPLVSSVTVGEIDQLIAELEQKNLDYLIDQALLDYNKTLFFELLHQKSNQPGGFEN; via the coding sequence ATGATGCAAGTTCAATATATGAAGCCATTTTATACAAAAATCACGGGAGATAAATTACGTCTCGTGTTTGCTTATCAATATTTCTCTATTTTAAAAGAGAATGAGATTTTCCATTTCATTCCCATAGAAGGTAAAGAGATGATTATCAACTTGAATACACAGCAAATTGAAAATTTATCTGAGGTCTTTGTTTTCCAAAAGGGGAATCGCTTTATTCGATTACCATTATATCAATTATTACTAATCACAAATGTTCATGAGCATCTGGCACCAATTCTTGAAAGCGCTACACCAAAGCCACAGCTACCACTTGTTTCCTCTGTAACTGTTGGTGAAATAGATCAGCTTATTGCAGAATTGGAGCAAAAAAATCTAGATTATTTAATAGATCAGGCATTACTAGATTACAATAAAACACTCTTTTTTGAACTTCTACACCAAAAGAGCAATCAACCTGGGGGTTTCGAAAATTGA
- a CDS encoding flagellin has translation MLGKWSATGMSILNNMNRHYDTMSRAMLRISSGYRINSAADDPAGLAISEKMRSQIRGLNMAAKNIQDGISLVQTAEGALNETHDMIQRMRELAIEAANDTLTDDDRQKLELEFKELKKEIQRISTDTEFNTKTLLNGDHATKGIKIQAGANSGQNIELFINGMGSEALGLKDASIATQEDADKAISTMDEALKRVSNERSQLGAYQNRLEHAYNANVNTAENLQAAESRIRDADIAKEMMNMVKAQILMQASQYVLAMHMQQAQSILKLLESGTMRNPR, from the coding sequence ATGCTTGGAAAGTGGTCAGCAACAGGTATGTCAATTTTGAATAACATGAATAGACATTACGATACAATGAGTAGGGCCATGTTGCGAATTTCTTCAGGTTACAGAATCAATAGTGCAGCTGATGATCCAGCAGGACTTGCTATTTCTGAAAAAATGCGATCCCAAATTCGCGGACTGAATATGGCTGCAAAGAATATTCAGGACGGAATTTCACTTGTGCAAACAGCTGAGGGAGCACTGAATGAGACACATGATATGATTCAACGCATGCGTGAATTGGCAATTGAGGCAGCCAATGATACATTGACAGATGATGACAGGCAAAAGCTTGAGCTAGAGTTCAAAGAGCTAAAAAAGGAAATTCAACGCATCTCAACTGATACGGAATTTAATACAAAGACATTACTAAATGGGGATCATGCTACGAAGGGCATTAAAATTCAGGCAGGGGCAAATTCAGGTCAAAACATAGAGCTATTCATTAATGGTATGGGTTCCGAGGCACTAGGCTTGAAGGATGCTTCTATAGCAACCCAAGAAGATGCTGATAAAGCCATTTCTACAATGGATGAGGCTTTAAAAAGAGTGTCGAACGAACGTTCTCAACTAGGTGCCTATCAAAACCGTCTAGAGCATGCTTATAATGCGAACGTGAACACTGCTGAAAATTTACAAGCAGCAGAGTCTCGCATTCGTGATGCAGATATCGCAAAAGAAATGATGAACATGGTCAAAGCACAGATCTTAATGCAGGCAAGTCAATATGTACTGGCGATGCATATGCAGCAGGCACAATCCATTTTAAAATTGCTAGAAAGTGGAACAATGAGGAATCCCCGATAG
- a CDS encoding UDP-N-acetyl-D-mannosamine dehydrogenase — protein sequence MTKSICVVGLGYIGLPTAVMFANHGIKVHGVDVNPAAVKSIQEKKLHIEENGLQERLNKAVDEGFLTASTTPQEADVFIVAVPSPINPDNTANLEYVRQATASIVPYLKKGNLVILESTVPPKTVEHVMLPELIKANLEFGVDLFVAHSPERVIPGRIFEELVNNDRIVGGIDEQSALMTKELYQTFVNGTIHLTDATTAELVKVMENTYRDVNIAFANELAKLAEKLDVNIWEAIKFANYHPRVNVHFPGPGVGGHCIAVDPWFLVELGGEQAQIIHLSRNTNDSMPSFTAQKTQAILNQNKIAGGKVAVLGLAFKGNVDDMRESPSTIVIEELQNLGLEVISYDPHIKENKHATQTQNLKEATKDADIIVVLTDHNEFKALNAAEITAQSKIVFDTKNCLNREKWEDAGFQFHLLGDAKNR from the coding sequence ATGACGAAATCAATTTGTGTCGTTGGACTTGGCTATATCGGTTTACCAACGGCTGTAATGTTTGCCAACCACGGCATAAAAGTACATGGGGTGGATGTAAACCCAGCAGCAGTAAAAAGTATTCAAGAGAAAAAACTTCATATAGAAGAAAATGGCTTGCAGGAGCGTCTGAACAAAGCAGTCGATGAAGGATTCCTTACAGCGTCAACGACACCACAGGAAGCTGATGTGTTTATCGTTGCTGTTCCATCGCCAATCAATCCTGATAATACAGCTAATTTAGAATATGTACGTCAAGCTACAGCTTCAATCGTGCCATATTTAAAAAAAGGCAACCTAGTAATTCTTGAATCAACAGTGCCACCGAAAACAGTGGAACATGTGATGTTACCTGAGCTAATCAAGGCAAATCTTGAATTTGGTGTAGATTTATTTGTAGCGCACTCTCCAGAACGTGTAATCCCAGGTCGTATTTTTGAGGAATTAGTGAACAACGATCGTATCGTTGGTGGGATTGATGAACAATCTGCACTTATGACAAAAGAGCTTTATCAAACATTTGTTAATGGAACAATCCACCTGACAGATGCAACAACAGCTGAGCTTGTGAAAGTAATGGAAAACACATATCGTGATGTTAATATTGCATTTGCTAATGAACTTGCAAAATTAGCAGAAAAACTGGACGTTAATATTTGGGAGGCGATTAAATTCGCAAACTACCATCCACGTGTAAATGTTCACTTCCCAGGTCCAGGTGTAGGTGGTCACTGTATCGCTGTTGACCCTTGGTTCCTAGTGGAGCTTGGTGGCGAGCAGGCGCAAATTATTCATCTCTCACGTAATACAAATGATAGTATGCCAAGCTTCACAGCACAAAAAACACAGGCCATCTTAAATCAAAACAAAATTGCTGGTGGCAAAGTGGCAGTACTTGGACTAGCCTTCAAAGGAAATGTCGATGATATGCGCGAAAGCCCATCGACAATTGTCATTGAAGAATTACAAAACCTTGGATTAGAGGTAATTTCATACGATCCACATATTAAAGAGAACAAACATGCTACACAAACACAAAACCTAAAGGAAGCAACTAAAGATGCAGATATTATTGTGGTTCTCACAGATCATAATGAATTCAAGGCATTAAATGCTGCGGAAATTACAGCGCAATCAAAAATCGTCTTCGATACAAAAAATTGCTTAAACCGTGAAAAATGGGAGGATGCAGGCTTCCAATTCCACCTATTAGGAGATGCGAAAAACCGATGA
- a CDS encoding glycosyltransferase, with amino-acid sequence MKETVLGINVNTEGYDELMDLAFERIEKKQKALVVAINPEKIIKAKEDPALKKLLNEAEFQIPDGIGVILASKIQKGQIRERVTGVDMMMKLCEEASKRGKPIFLYGGKPGVADAAKAKLESLFPSIKIVGTQDGYEKNEQKVLDRINEAQPDLLFVAMGSPKQENWINANRDQLHPTIYQGVGGSFDVLAGTVKRAPEIFQKFGLEWFYRLLKEPKRIKRQIALPLFLLEVARKKR; translated from the coding sequence ATGAAGGAAACAGTACTTGGCATAAACGTCAATACGGAAGGCTACGATGAATTAATGGACTTGGCATTTGAGCGCATTGAAAAAAAGCAAAAGGCGCTTGTTGTTGCCATCAACCCAGAAAAAATCATTAAAGCAAAAGAGGACCCTGCTCTCAAAAAACTTCTTAACGAAGCGGAATTTCAAATTCCAGATGGCATAGGTGTTATACTTGCCTCAAAGATTCAAAAAGGGCAAATACGTGAACGTGTTACAGGCGTTGATATGATGATGAAGCTTTGTGAGGAAGCATCGAAACGAGGTAAGCCTATTTTCCTTTATGGCGGAAAGCCTGGAGTGGCAGATGCAGCTAAAGCAAAGCTAGAATCATTATTTCCTTCTATTAAAATAGTTGGCACACAGGACGGCTATGAAAAAAATGAACAGAAGGTACTTGACCGCATTAACGAAGCACAGCCAGATTTACTTTTTGTTGCAATGGGCAGTCCAAAGCAGGAAAATTGGATAAATGCAAATCGCGATCAATTGCATCCAACTATTTATCAAGGTGTGGGAGGATCATTTGATGTACTCGCAGGTACGGTGAAGCGAGCACCAGAAATTTTCCAAAAATTTGGCCTTGAATGGTTTTACAGATTATTGAAGGAACCCAAGCGTATCAAGCGTCAAATCGCTCTTCCATTATTTTTATTGGAAGTTGCAAGAAAGAAACGTTAG